The segment ctatcagtcaggatttggcccagaagttgattgagagcatgcccagtcgaattgcagaggtcctgaaaaagaagggccaacactgcaaatactgactctttgcataaatgtcatgtaattgtcgataaaagcctttgaaacgtatgaagtgcttgtaattatatttcagtacatcacagaaacaactgaaacaaagatctaaaagcagttgagcagcaaactttgtgaaaactcaTATTAAAAGGCCCTAAATTAAAATGTACCTTAAAAGACTTTAATGTTTAGGTATAGgctatacattttaatttaattcagttcAATTACTAATTCAGTTACACATTCATTCTCATGGTCTATCAAACACATGGAAAACATCACCTTTCATATTAatggtaaaataatattttgataaaTGCTGATATAGTATGAcatggagaagaaaaaaaaaaacactgtcatAATATTTCTGGCCATGTCTCCCAGCCCTAATTGTAAAATTTATCATGAGAAGTAAAATGAGGAAaagaaaaattacaataaaagcagtttaaataattaacaaatacacataaatgcttgattttgacaaaaatcattatatatatgtgtgtgtgcatgtatNNNNNNNNNNNNNNNNNNNNNNNNNNNNNNNNNNNNNNNNNNNNNNNNNNNNNNNNNNNNNNNNNNNNNNNNNNNNNNNNNNNNNNNNNNNNNNNNNNNNNNNNNNNNNNNNNNNNNNNNNNNNNNNNNNNNNNNNNNNNNNNNNNNNNNNNNNNNNNNNNNNNNNNNNNNNNNNNNNNNNNNNNNNNNNNNNNNNNNNNNNNNNNNNNNNNNNNNNNNNNNNNNNNNNNNNNNNNNNNNNNNNNNNNNNNNNNNNNNNNNNNNNNNNNNNNNNNNNNNNNNNNNNNNNNNNNNNNNNNNNNNNNNNNNNNNNNNNNNNNNNNNNNNNNNNNNNNNNNNNNNNNNNNNNNNNNNNNNNNNNNNNNNNNNNNNNNNNNNNNNNNNNNNNNNNNNNNNNNNNNNNNNNNNNNNNNNNNNNNNNNNNNNNNNNNNNNNNNNNNNNNNNNNNNNNNNNNNNNNNNNNNNNNNNNNNNNNNNNNNNNNNNNNNNNNNNNNNNNNNaaattcgcatttacaagatatgggcattcaaaacttacagtctcgtcacttccgccaatatgaatcaagtaTTTGGATGATCTCAcctgcacttcagtttctcagcAAACGTtcagtccaatcaaatgctctctagagtccgtagtgtcccgccccctacacagagacgcggagcagatcataagcgctcatatgtgcggtcggcatgtattaaactacacagcctcagcatgataatgatcactatttcgttttagcaagtttcatattgaatttgtggggtaatttattagtctgtggctgtcataagcttacaaatgcggctttaccgagctcaacggctcttgcccgagcagatataaatggaacgctattggctattcaaaattagtgggcggggctgggcgatttgtttttgtttcagttaaaagtaggtcaccacatagaataacgctgcgtgtttcaaggcacttcagtggacctttaaatcttaccgaggcgagccaaactccgtttcattcaactgtccgacgtgctttctctttaaatgttcgtgcatcaccgaggtgctgccgtgatgcgcaaggactgctttgcaAACCATGCAGGACAGGTttttattcgccgtagcaggctaaaatgctcccaaactttacgcctgtttcacacatactcagtctgcagtccGTGTACGTTACGTATgctgtgcagaagcagcacgaactcgttttgctttcacacagaacgcgtttgcagttcGTGCGTTGTGAACGCTAATCCGACATGGGTGCAGAAAAAATACGCagcgcatacgcactgcagacggaatatgtgtgaaacgggcgtgttttggtacgcgcagctgctgccatggacgccgccatttctgtatgttatcgctcagcatagaagctaatgcgcatgtgcgactctcggcagagagatgcctcactcggtcggaaaaaacatgtctggcgacaacatcgacaatgaaattcattgtcgactatttctattatcgatttttgtcgacaatgtcgatgaatcgttgcagccctaataaCAATACTACagtaattgaatgtaattatttgaatgtaaaataaaacagcgtcttcactgtaaacatgctttgtttcttattaaaactacaaaagtcctttatTCAAGAGCGAGTGACTTTTCTCTCTGTACTATTTCTCTTTGTACCCAATATACAGCTACgcacatattttcattctcaactgtttatgatcatttaagacataactgacaagggtttacatgcaTTATCaccttatttttaaatatttgtatttatttgtaatatttgaccgtttaggcgcggaccttgagctaaaagataactttacatgtcacAAAACGTAAGTTTTCttacgcgctattaaaaacacaaaatcaaagaaacattaataagtCAAGCACGTCCTGTTTTACAAAACTAATGTTACATGATTTTGATGATTTAAATGTGAAAGCAGGCTTTTAGGGAggagcgcaccactggaaagggggcggaatggggcgcaataattaTCAGCATTTTCATTAaccgtttgaagcagaaatcaaaACCGAATTTCCATTAACTGCACAGCCGTGCGGCATTCCATTTTCTTTTGCAAGTTTCAGCTCATATATCAACAccccgttgagaaacactgtaaTACACATTTGACAGGAAAGCACTGAGCTTGAGTTTGGAAGCatacaaaatgtacttttattaATAGCATTGACATGCAAAATCATATTTTCCATATAGAAAAATGGATATACTCTACTTTTACTCAATGTACCATTATTCTTTTATAGTATGATATTGAACTGTCCGACAATTTTCTTTAGGGAGGAACTCCAACTTCGTGTTTGTCTGAATCTTACAGTTGAATCGGCTGGTTTTGAAGATAAACTTTATACACTATGTAAACTTAAGAGATACTGTTACTTGTATTGATTGTGTATCCCAATTATACTTTATTGCTTGATGCATTATTGTGTCTCGTTCAGAAATTCAGCATCAGACCTGATGAAAATACAATTTTCAGATtgaaatacaattttcattgactaaaactagactaaatgtcatcagtttccCTCAACTAAAACCTGATGAAAATAGTCATGGATAACatggactaaaatgctcagacttttagctgactaaaacttgactagactaaaaagactatgaacgtgactaaaactaataaaaactaaaatgacagcttcacacaaaactGGAATAAAACCAAAATTAAAAACGGCCACCAAAAACAACACTACCTGAAAGTGccggatctgaagatgatctacttcCTGTGCTTGTTTTTCGTATGGACGTTTAGAGAAGTTAACTGATTGAAAcgcttcccacattcagtgcattgatacggtttctctccagtgtgaatcctctcatgttgtttcagagttgatgactgactgaatctcttgccGCAGTGTGAACATgtataaggtttttctccagtgtggatcctcttgtgctgttttaaacagtttgctgaagtaaacgtcttttcacactcaaagcaaGGGTACTTTCTTATTTTCTGATGTTTGTTTAAAATTGAAAAACATGACAAACTCTTATCCCACGAAATATATGAACACggcttctcctttgtatgaactgTCAGGTGTTTCTTCAGGACTGAAGCCCACATAAATGTTTTATCACATTGATCACAAGAGTACAGTTTgactccagtgtggatcctctcatgatTTTTCAGGGTTCCAGActgattgaatctcttgtcacagtgtgaacacttataaggtttctgtccagtgtggatgttcatgtgtacCCTAAGGTTTGCTACGTGTGCAAAACTActtccacattgatcacaagagaacggtttctctccagtatgaactctcttATGTGCCGTAAGGCTTCCTTTTTGtatgaaactcttcccgcattgatcacacgcgtgtggtttctctccagtgtggatcttcaTGTGATCCTTAAGGCTTAACGATTGTGTGAATCGTTTTCCGCACTGATCACAAGCGAACAGTTTCtcaccagtgtgaattctcatgtgaacgTCAAGATTATATTTGCTtgtcaaactctttccacactgagtgcaggggAACGATTTCCTGGCTCTTCTTTTccttaaatctttctgtttggtttgagagcaactcgaaggtttttctccagttttgaaatgatttttctccTCAGCTTTACTCAATTCTTCATTCTCCTTACTTTTATCaattaattctaaaataaaagcaaaaacagtttatTTGTCAgtaacttggaaaaaaaaaacgaacgTGAAAGTACCCTAACATACATTTAGTTGAAAATAAGTGTCCCTTATTATTTGCGGCTCCATCTATATTGTTCAACAGCTCTAAAGATGGTTTCAGTTACAACAAACTAAAtattaaactactttaaactttatAACTGTCATTAGTATTACCCactggagttttttttttcttgatgaccacaaaaagaaataaaaaatactcAATTTACACAGAtaagaataaaatattatttgaaacAACAAAGGGTCTACTTATctttgtgtatagtcataatagACAAAACTATTTGCTTTTGTAAATTAAAGAAacagtttagtttcagtttagggTTGCTGTGAATTTTATAccaacttactggcagctggattcacagtattaatactgtaattGCATTTACAGTACAATACTATTTCTTACTCTATTTACAGTATTAGTACCATATTTCAATTAAATGAAAGTAAACTCTACAGTACTGATAATGtagtttaaacattttttacctgtcaAGTACAAATTACAAATCTTGACCTCGAAAATGAACAATCAGAAAAAAAGGCCATCACCACAGTTTAGGGCtaggcaatatatcgaacgatattgtgaggcgcgtttagtcaatgaagccggtgctttgattgaagccgcacgtgatggagatttactactaatcaaagcactggcttcattgactaaacgcgcctcacaatatcgttcgatatattgcccagccctaccacAGTTCCATGAGGACTTTGTATCATGACAAAGTAAGCATGTTAAACCAGTCTAaggtttttgaaaagtaagatttgtaatgttttaaaaaaatctgttctAACCCTCACCAAGCCGGcgtttattttatccaaaatacagcaaaagcagtaatactgtgataTATATGCAAATTTGAAAGAAAAATAGAGGCCTTTGCATCTGAACTTTTTTCTGctagtatttcacctgcgtgttctagaCCTGCTGTTTTATGGTTatgccacaagatggaggcaagggACTGTCTGTGAGTCTTTAAAAcgttcattcaactacacgttTTATATCAGATTTTGCAATTTCACTTAttacactcttttttttttccattaagccACCCCCAATTTATTAATAAGGTATGTACTGATATTGGTCCTCCAAACTGTTTTAAGCCAAGTTATTTCGTTTTGGAATGTCCTGTTTATCATTAGACCACTATTCTGTGACCAATGTGTtttagtcataatttcgatttttttttttgaagatgtttatttttaagcctgttttattaaccaaaacattagttttgccctctgctcagttctaacattttaacacacacacatatacatatttgTGCGATTTGTGAAATAAACAGAGGGGGGgttgcttttgaaaacttttttttcctctctcctTTTTAGGAAAAGAACCAgatgagtgtcaggtcatgaaatgtttttaatacgacggaagctgtattatgtgatcacaatttaaaaaaaaacattttaagttaggtctattaatagtaatgatttactttcaaacaacgaatacattttatagagaaggtgagcaagctatcaacggagctttttgtAAACTCCGAATctgtaaaccactgcgtcgcaaaaagattcactgttttctgtgactttaaagcacgtatcgcgaataatttgatttagatcgggacgtaggagcggGTTCGCGGGACGTTTGATCCACACCGTGGATAATtaagcagaggcagggatgcatagaccagaggtATATAgcactttgtgtgtgtgtagtaCTTATAGTAAGTGCACCTGTCATTTaaactggactgactgaatatctactgtttgtatccattacaaaatatacatacaaatgaaaaatacagcaaaaacttgCATAAAACCCCACTGACACTCACAAGATCCTCTATGGGTGAacatctattataaaacactcacaggacattcattttgacaactatacaaatattttgaaatttcacgcaaaaatgtgGATCTATGGGCAAgtgccccgaaagcatgaatagtttgtgattcaatagcggacttatgcgtgcctaatgtacgactctgatatacaagAGTGTCACACATTAAGCACGCGCAAGTTCATTACTATAACTCTGATCGTCTTTAACTCTACATTAGCGCGACGGTTtttttcatgcagccaagagatgaagtaatgACCTGCACTCCcggggggtataggttacttttgcgGGTGGAAGAGGGCCAAAACATGAATGTTGCGGGCGGGagcaggacgaaataacatatttcTGCGGGAGAGGGACGATATTTCTGCGGGACAGAAACTTGCGGGAGCGGGACTAAAATGTCCATTGCAGGTCTCTAAAATGAAGTTTTGTGCAGCAGTTGAAAGTTTTGAGCTGCCCTTCAGTCTGTAGCCTATTTACGTGCGCTGAAACTTGCGGAgtcgagtccaaagcaatcaatcacagaacacgagagaccgtgctttgatcattttcatctaaaacattaataatgaaagtaaacagttttaggataatatttaaatgaatctTAAGCTATCTCGCGGCACCCTGGAGGTCCACCGGTTTAGAATATCTGTACTACGTGAAACGCAATAAAATACACCCAGTACCCAAATAATGCCTTGTCTGTTTTTTCTCGAAAACAATTTGCGCCCCCCttgttgagaaccactgttttaAGGCATTCATTTTTTTCTGACCTGGCTGAAACAGGATTCCTGACTGTAAAGCTTTAtacttgcatttaaaaaaaaatgcttttctgacTCTTTAATTATTTTCAACAACTATTTGGTTTTGGGttctgtttaattatttttaacaacTATTTGTTTTTCTGCTGCAGCACTGGGAATTGTAAAATTTCACTGGTCTATAAAATGTAGATGATTGTAcatatagaatatatatatatttggtaaATATCACTACCTTTCAAATAAATCACTCATATAACGTTTTGGACATATGGCCCACTCATAATCCTGTTAAATAATAGCGACCAAAATAAtggtgattatgatttttgccataatcgagcagccctagaaAGAACTCTAGTCTACTATATCCAGTTCCCAAAAgtgaacaaatgttctgtatgtgttttatgacattattttagtGACCTAAAATTTTTGTTTCTCACCAACCATGCATAAACGTTATTTTATCAGAAAGAAGTTCAAAGCTTTGTGAGCCTAATGTACAACAAACAGTCATGAAGAAGACCAAAGACCAACCTCCGTGTTCCTCTTGTTTTATCctccaggtttctggttcctcgtCCTTTATTCTGCAGGTTTCTGGTTCGTCTTTTATCCCCGtggtttctggttcctcttgttttatttccCAGGTTTCTGGTTCACTCGTGTCctctcctctttaacaaacaccaTTTTCACAACAGCAGATCGAAGTTCAGCTTATATTCCTCCAGATATGTCCGTTTGCTTCAAAATTTAGTCAGTGAGGCTATTACAGGTATTTACAGAGCCAATTcccaaaaactgtatttttctgtTAACAGAAATTTCTCACAGTTTGTATTAAAACAGCATCACGACAAAACAACAGCGAGCGGTGAAACTAAACTTCTTCCTCTGAGGCTCAATGGTGTTTGGCAAACAAACGTATGTGTTTagcgccacccgctggactggagtatGAAGCGGCGAGAGGAGGGAAATAATACGGGAAATATTTACTTTTgcattttcattcatttcactCTTTTTTCCATTAAGCCACGCCCAAACCTAAGGTGTATACTGAACTTGGTCCTCCAAACTGTACAAACAAcataatttcgatttagtaagtcataatttcgacattttatcatgtaattatgactttcatttgtaataatttcgactttttaaggcattAGACCACTTTCCTGTGACCAATGTGTTAAAGTCATAATTAAAGtcatactttttactttttatctcgtaattatgacttaggtcatagtttttttttttttttttttttttatcacgtagtcttaacttttttctcataattacaactttagGTCAGTTGGCAAGATACAATTAGtttgataatatttatttaccaATGAGAAATTGTAAGTGTATTCCCTTAACTTTGCAGCAGCAAAAGCAGAAAAGTTAACATTAGAGCTTATCAATGCTACAGTctttagtaataaaaaaaaagcttgtttAATACCAGTTTCAGGTATCCATTCATACTTACAAGAGAAGCACAGAAGAATCAATTACAAAGCTGCATGACATTGTAACCTGCATCTGTGTTTTCTAAATATATCACTGAATAATAACTAGTTTTGATTTTGTTCGTTGGGAAGGAACTCCATCTTTGTGTTGATCTGAATCTTCCAGTTGAATCGGCTGGTTTTGAAGATGTAAAAACTGTGAAAACTAGTTAATGTTTCTTTGCCATGTAACTTGTAATGACTGCTTAAAAAACAGATTTATCCAGATTAATGCTTTATTCATTATTGTTTCATGTTTGTTAAGGCAACAGCATCAGATCTTAAGATGATGTACATAAGGCTCATTCACAAAAGGCAGAGCTTTCCCCATCCAATCTTTCTGCTGTAATCATGGCATTGTCTCAGGAAATATCCGTGTAAACAAGATGTTAAATTCTCAAATCTATCAATTGTAGGACCCGGTTTCaacaaaaagtggttttagacTCCCAAAACAACAGGTTTTCACTCCCTAGCCGTCACATATAAAAGCACTGGATATGTCTAGACAGGACACTGATAAGACACAAAATTTTCCCCATATATGTGAAATGATTTTTTATGTCTGTGTAGAGCAGAGAAATGAGTGAAACGTCTTTCACACCCATCACAGTGatagggtttctctccagtgtggatcctctcatgtgttttcagagttGATGACTGATTGAaactcttgtcacagtgtgaacagttaaagggcttttctccagtgtgaatcctctcatgtgttttcagttGCCCTGACTTAATGAATCTCttatcacagtgtgaacacttaaagggcttctctccagtgtggatcatctcatgtgttttcagatgtgCTGAAcaactgaatctcttgtcgcagtgtgaacacttatatggtttttctccagtgtggatcatctcatgtgttttcagatgtgCTGAACAACtcaatctcttgtcacagtgtgaacacttatatgTTTTTTCTCGAGTGTGTATCCTCTCATGTGCTTTCAGATATACTAacagactgaatctcttgtcgcagtgtgaacacttatatgTTTTTTCTtgagtgtggatcctctcatgtgcttTCAGATATGCTAACCGACTcgatctcttgtcgcagtgtgaacacttatacaGTTTTTCTCCAGCAGTGTGGACGTTCATGTGTCTCTTAAGGTATGAtgattgtgagaaactcttcccacactgatcacaagtgaacggcttctctccagtatgaagtctcatgtgacgctcaagaCTTCTTTTGCGTGTgacactctttccacactgagtgcaggtgaaagatttcTTGGTGCttcctttctttatttttttctttttggtttgagagcaactcaaaggtttttctccagtttcGACATAATTATTCTCCTCAACTTCGcttgattcttcattctcctctttttctttaatcaactctgaaataaaaggaaaatggttcatttttagtgaattgtaaAAAAGCTGAGATGTGACACCAGAAGCAGATTTGGTAGCGGGATCATAAAGATAGTTTAATCATAAAATCACTACTGTTTTGCAATAATAAAAGTGCAGTTACTAATAatattatgtgtttatttttggTAATACACCAGTGGTTATCAACCTTTTTTGGGCCAAGTACTTTTATCTTTTATCTGgattcatttacatttatttacacagCTTTTAAGCGTGTTGGTGATTTTCTTTGCTACAGCTTCATTGTTGTTGAGATGCTGATATAccttaaactatataaaaaaaaaagtaaaaaaaacaaaaacgctcgttttttccaggcccGTCCACGCCGCATCGAGACAAAACCATCCAAAGTCTATAGAATACCCTTAAAGAAACTttgaaacatctcaacttttcagaatgccgcaagtgcactgcaggtcatgtgacatgaaccaaccaatcacttgtttaaaagacagagcttaaagatttactctttttcttttaaaagataacatttttgtAAGAGCTATACTGAAGTTGGCAGtttgataaatgcaagttaattcttcatttcaatctttatgtgctaaaaaggcacatgaattcctgtagagatagcaatacacattctcctgtttttgccaaataaatgaaaagcatgtcatcaatgtcttctctcttgctgtatcaaaa is part of the Garra rufa chromosome 1, GarRuf1.0, whole genome shotgun sequence genome and harbors:
- the LOC141329326 gene encoding uncharacterized protein produces the protein MVFIKEEDTSEPETWGIKQEEPETSGIKDEPETCRIKDEPETNRIKDEEPETCRIKDEPETNRIKDEEPETWKIKQEEHGELIKEKEENEESSEVEENNYVETGEKPLSCSQTKKKKIKKGSTKKSFTCTQCGKSVTRKRSLERHMRLHTGEKPFTCDQCGKSFSQSSYLKRHMNVHTAGEKLYKCSHCDKRSSRLAYLKAHERIHTQEKTYKCSHCDKRFSLLVYLKAHERIHTREKTYKCSHCDKRLSCSAHLKTHEMIHTGEKPYKCSHCDKRFSCSAHLKTHEMIHTGEKPFKCSHCDKRFIKSGQLKTHERIHTGEKPFNCSHCDKSFNQSSTLKTHERIHTGEKPYHCDGCERRFTHFSALHRHKKSFHIYGENFVSYQCPV
- the LOC141342071 gene encoding uncharacterized protein, with the protein product MSCSFVIDSSVLLLGEDTSEPETWEIKQEEPETTGIKDEPETCRIKDEEPETWRIKQEEHGELIDKSKENEELSKAEEKNHFKTGEKPSSCSQTKQKDLRKRRARKSFPCTQCGKSLTSKYNLDVHMRIHTGEKLFACDQCGKRFTQSLSLKDHMKIHTGEKPHACDQCGKSFIQKGSLTAHKRVHTGEKPFSCDQCGSSFAHVANLRVHMNIHTGQKPYKCSHCDKRFNQSGTLKNHERIHTGVKLYSCDQCDKTFMWASVLKKHLTVHTKEKPCSYISWDKSLSCFSILNKHQKIRKYPCFECEKTFTSANCLKQHKRIHTGEKPYTCSHCGKRFSQSSTLKQHERIHTGEKPYQCTECGKRFNQLTSLNLHMRLHTGEKPFTCDQCGKSFSQSSYLKRHMNVHTAGEKPYKCSHCDKRLSRLVHLKAHEMIHTGDKPYECSHCDKRFSSSAHLKKHEMTHTGVKLYKCSHCDKRFSLLGYLKTHERTHTGEKTYKCSHCDKRFSLLGYLKTHDRIHTGDKPYECSHCDKRFSRSAHLKTHEMIHTGVKPYKCLHCDKSFNHSSYLKTHERIHSGEKPYHCDGCERRFTHLSALYRHKKSFHIYGENFVSYKCPF